From the genome of Pelobacter propionicus DSM 2379, one region includes:
- a CDS encoding DnaB-like helicase C-terminal domain-containing protein gives MNQFTDPVAEQEIVGAVLTDPDSFTSIRPIVTPEMFSNLKLETVYRTFSEQYEKNGLTDLATLAEISGVPGHVLVGCMAESAIPSLVHIKARKIADQFHKRHIQRQLAITIAQLGTLTPAEIAAALSNLAADVTIRNHEKSVFSPGELCKRVSALQKTREQERKEGRHQGADTGYPVVQQLLKGLAPKRMTVIAAATGFGKSTLALNLLYNTTTSGHRALFITNENDVDTNLDRLAAIHSGIRLKELEQGGQHRAAISFGEQFHNSGLFMTDNSPRTVEEIVGIITRHAIQHKIKVAFVDYIGEITPSGESSRDTEEARLARYAQRLVDCAKSLELHVVVMAQLNRQGNTKGRPTRAELAGCFKIAQKAHSLLLFWQDEKKRDVLTVDKNRQGPSGIDIHMDFDRTTQRIRELCVLTAD, from the coding sequence ATGAACCAATTCACTGACCCTGTTGCCGAGCAAGAGATTGTCGGAGCCGTCCTGACGGACCCTGATTCCTTTACAAGCATCCGCCCCATTGTCACCCCGGAGATGTTCTCAAATCTGAAGCTGGAAACGGTCTACAGGACATTTTCTGAACAGTACGAGAAAAACGGACTCACTGACCTTGCAACCCTGGCGGAAATATCTGGAGTACCAGGACACGTCCTTGTTGGCTGTATGGCGGAAAGCGCTATTCCATCGCTGGTACACATCAAGGCCCGCAAAATTGCCGACCAGTTCCACAAGCGCCATATTCAACGCCAGTTGGCGATTACCATCGCCCAGCTGGGAACCCTCACCCCGGCAGAGATCGCAGCAGCACTCTCCAACTTGGCAGCAGACGTGACGATCAGGAACCATGAAAAATCCGTATTCTCTCCCGGCGAGTTGTGCAAACGAGTTTCCGCTCTCCAGAAGACAAGGGAGCAGGAACGAAAGGAAGGCAGGCACCAAGGGGCGGACACGGGCTATCCGGTTGTACAGCAGCTGCTCAAGGGGCTTGCGCCGAAACGAATGACGGTCATCGCCGCCGCTACCGGCTTCGGCAAGAGCACCCTGGCGCTCAATCTGCTTTACAACACGACCACAAGCGGACACCGGGCGCTGTTCATCACCAACGAAAACGACGTGGACACCAACCTTGACCGGCTCGCCGCGATTCACTCCGGCATCCGGTTGAAGGAGCTTGAGCAAGGAGGACAACACCGGGCTGCCATCAGTTTTGGTGAGCAGTTCCACAACTCCGGCCTGTTTATGACCGACAATTCCCCCCGGACCGTTGAGGAGATCGTGGGGATCATCACCCGACATGCGATTCAACACAAAATCAAAGTGGCCTTCGTTGATTACATCGGCGAGATCACCCCGAGCGGGGAGAGCTCCCGCGATACGGAAGAGGCAAGGCTTGCCCGTTATGCACAGCGGCTTGTTGATTGCGCGAAATCGCTAGAGCTCCATGTGGTCGTTATGGCGCAGTTAAACCGCCAAGGCAATACCAAGGGTAGGCCCACACGCGCCGAACTCGCTGGATGCTTCAAGATTGCCCAGAAAGCACACTCCTTACTGCTGTTTTGGCAGGACGAGAAGAAGCGCGACGTTTTGACCGTGGATAAGAATCGCCAGGGGCCAAGCGGGATCGACATCCACATGGACTTCGACCGGACAACGCAGCGCATCCGAGAGTTATGCGTTTTGACCGCTGACTAG
- a CDS encoding 4'-phosphopantetheinyl transferase family protein, whose protein sequence is MATSPRQHSPLSLPPQGDIHLLLVRLSSITGVDQAPTILSPDELARANRLLCHEARERFIAGRLFLRRSLGRCLGLNPAGILLVVNEWGKPRLGGEQAASGLCFNLAHTDDWAILALSQGCEVGVDIELVREELEFGPMARRFFSACEREQLFGLAQEQQLSAFYCCWTRKEAYLKGVGCGLSLPTDSFDVSLLPGHAPRLMEQRRDPAEIDRWSLADIPLPPGLCGALAVKGSIGAVRFID, encoded by the coding sequence ATGGCCACCTCCCCACGCCAGCACTCCCCGCTGTCTCTCCCTCCCCAAGGCGACATCCATCTCCTGCTCGTCCGCCTCTCCAGCATAACCGGGGTGGACCAGGCCCCTACGATCCTCTCCCCCGACGAACTGGCCCGCGCCAACCGTCTGCTCTGCCACGAGGCCAGGGAACGTTTCATCGCCGGCCGCCTCTTCCTGCGCCGCAGCCTGGGGCGCTGTCTGGGTCTGAACCCGGCCGGTATCCTGCTGGTAGTGAACGAATGGGGAAAACCGCGCCTGGGGGGAGAGCAGGCGGCCAGCGGGCTCTGCTTCAACCTCGCCCATACGGATGACTGGGCCATCCTGGCCCTGAGCCAGGGGTGCGAAGTGGGGGTGGATATTGAGTTAGTTCGGGAGGAGTTGGAGTTTGGGCCCATGGCGCGGCGCTTCTTCTCAGCCTGCGAACGGGAGCAGCTCTTCGGTCTGGCCCAGGAACAGCAGCTATCGGCCTTCTATTGCTGCTGGACCCGCAAGGAGGCCTACCTGAAAGGGGTGGGCTGCGGCCTGTCCCTTCCCACGGACAGCTTCGACGTCTCCCTGCTTCCCGGCCATGCCCCGCGTCTCATGGAGCAACGCCGGGACCCGGCGGAGATTGACCGCTGGAGTCTGGCCGACATCCCCCTCCCCCCCGGCCTGTGCGGGGCTCTGGCGGTGAAGGGGAGCATCGGAGCGGTCAGGTTCATTGACTGA
- a CDS encoding NAD-dependent epimerase/dehydratase family protein: MRALVTGGGGFLGGAIARMLRERGDQVRSFSRGEYPHLARLGVEQCRGDLTDREALLGAARGCDIVFHVAAKAGVWGSYDEFHRPNVIGTQNVLAACTSLGISRLVFTSSPSVVFDGRDVEGGDESLPYPSRYHAHYPRTKALAERMVLAANSPALATVSLRPHLIWGPGDNHLVPRILARARAGKLRRIGSCPCLVDTVYVDNAAQAHLLAADRLTPGAALCGRAYFISNGEPIPLWEMVNRILAAADLAPVERSIPPWLAYVAGSLCESLWGWLGRKNEPPMTRFVARELATAHWFDISAARRDLGYQPEVTLEEGFRRLREWLSRSRI; the protein is encoded by the coding sequence GAGCGGGGAGACCAGGTGCGCAGCTTCTCCCGGGGAGAGTACCCACATCTGGCCCGACTGGGGGTGGAGCAGTGCCGCGGCGATCTGACAGACCGGGAGGCCCTGCTGGGGGCGGCCCGGGGGTGCGACATCGTCTTCCACGTGGCCGCCAAAGCTGGGGTCTGGGGGAGTTATGACGAGTTCCACCGCCCCAACGTCATCGGCACCCAGAACGTGCTTGCCGCCTGCACGAGCCTGGGCATCTCCCGCCTGGTCTTCACCAGTTCCCCCAGCGTGGTCTTCGACGGACGGGACGTGGAGGGGGGGGACGAGTCACTCCCCTACCCGTCCCGTTACCACGCCCATTACCCGCGCACCAAGGCCCTGGCCGAGCGGATGGTGCTGGCCGCCAACAGCCCCGCGTTGGCCACGGTCTCGTTACGGCCGCACCTGATCTGGGGGCCGGGGGACAACCATCTGGTGCCGCGCATCCTGGCCAGGGCACGGGCGGGCAAACTCCGCCGCATCGGCTCGTGCCCCTGCCTGGTGGACACGGTCTACGTGGACAACGCGGCCCAGGCCCACCTGCTGGCCGCCGACCGTCTTACCCCCGGAGCGGCGCTCTGCGGCAGGGCCTATTTCATCTCCAATGGCGAGCCGATTCCTCTGTGGGAGATGGTCAACCGTATTCTGGCTGCCGCCGACCTGGCGCCGGTGGAGAGAAGCATCCCTCCCTGGCTGGCCTATGTTGCGGGCTCCCTGTGCGAATCCCTCTGGGGATGGCTGGGACGGAAAAACGAGCCCCCCATGACCCGCTTCGTGGCCCGGGAGCTGGCCACGGCCCACTGGTTCGACATCTCCGCTGCCCGCCGCGATCTGGGGTATCAGCCGGAAGTCACCCTGGAGGAGGGGTTCCGGCGCCTCCGGGAATGGCTCTCCCGCAGCCGGATCTGA
- a CDS encoding helix-turn-helix transcriptional regulator translates to MTEDRIINKRERRELTNISEPTWWRYERAGLVPRRVQLTRGRVGYRLREILAWLESRQPA, encoded by the coding sequence ATGACTGAGGATCGGATCATCAATAAGCGCGAACGTCGTGAACTGACCAATATTAGCGAGCCAACTTGGTGGCGCTATGAGAGGGCTGGTTTGGTTCCTCGCCGGGTCCAACTGACCCGAGGCAGAGTTGGGTATCGTTTAAGGGAAATCTTGGCCTGGCTCGAGAGCCGCCAACCCGCTTAG
- a CDS encoding tyrosine-type recombinase/integrase, with protein MKKTTFTDTMIRKLKPTESDYTRSEGNGFTIRVMPSGSKTWLYLYAFDGKRRKMNLGSYPDVTLETARGRFEDAKRKVKNNIDPMAEAEEQAEERRKAPTVADLVHDYIERHAKRFKRSWAKDEQILNREVVPAWGKRKAADVTKRDILRLLEEIVNRNAPAMANNTFQIIRKMFNWAVEQDILQHTPCTGVKLPSPKLSRDRVLSESEIKTLWENLGRPDAGMSDGVRRALRLILTTAQRPGEVTGLHTSELDGCWWTIPAERAKNGKTHRVYLSGLALEIINQAIAQAKKSRETPYDQEYNGYVFPCHHKSKEKPMGDTALAVAVGRALASPLTDDKGNPLFTAAGKPATENRLGIDHFTPHDLRRTTATFMASMGFMDEVIDAVLNHAKQGVIKVYNQYRYDVEKQQALETWENKLKTILAGDKVVDLDQKRKERNVA; from the coding sequence ATGAAAAAAACGACCTTCACCGACACCATGATTCGGAAACTGAAACCAACGGAATCCGATTACACCCGGAGCGAGGGAAACGGCTTCACCATCCGCGTCATGCCCTCCGGTTCAAAAACATGGCTGTACCTCTATGCCTTCGACGGTAAGCGCCGGAAGATGAACCTGGGGAGTTATCCAGACGTAACCCTGGAAACAGCACGGGGGCGATTTGAGGACGCCAAACGGAAGGTGAAGAACAACATTGATCCCATGGCGGAAGCCGAAGAACAAGCGGAAGAGCGGCGAAAGGCCCCCACAGTTGCCGACCTTGTGCATGATTACATCGAGCGCCACGCCAAACGATTCAAGCGGTCATGGGCGAAGGATGAGCAGATCCTTAATCGGGAGGTTGTTCCAGCCTGGGGAAAGCGTAAAGCTGCCGATGTTACCAAACGGGACATACTCAGACTGCTTGAAGAGATCGTGAACCGCAACGCCCCCGCCATGGCGAACAACACCTTTCAGATCATCCGCAAGATGTTCAACTGGGCCGTTGAGCAGGACATTCTCCAGCACACCCCCTGCACCGGCGTCAAGCTCCCCTCCCCTAAGCTCTCCCGCGACCGTGTGCTTTCAGAGTCCGAAATCAAGACGCTATGGGAAAACCTTGGCCGTCCAGACGCGGGTATGTCGGACGGAGTACGCCGAGCGCTGCGCCTGATCCTGACAACAGCACAACGCCCCGGTGAAGTGACCGGACTGCATACCAGCGAACTTGACGGCTGCTGGTGGACCATTCCGGCAGAACGCGCAAAGAACGGCAAGACTCACCGAGTCTACCTGTCTGGCCTTGCTCTGGAGATCATCAACCAAGCCATAGCTCAAGCCAAGAAATCAAGAGAAACACCATATGACCAGGAATACAACGGTTACGTCTTTCCATGCCACCACAAGAGCAAGGAGAAGCCCATGGGTGACACTGCCCTTGCCGTTGCCGTAGGCCGCGCCCTCGCATCTCCACTAACAGACGATAAAGGCAACCCCCTCTTTACAGCAGCCGGCAAACCAGCCACCGAGAACCGACTTGGAATAGATCACTTCACCCCGCACGATCTGAGACGCACAACAGCCACCTTCATGGCGAGCATGGGCTTTATGGATGAAGTGATCGATGCAGTCCTGAACCACGCAAAGCAAGGCGTCATAAAGGTCTATAATCAGTATCGCTATGACGTGGAAAAACAGCAGGCTCTTGAAACTTGGGAGAACAAGCTGAAAACCATCCTGGCCGGTGACAAGGTCGTCGACCTGGACCAGAAACGCAAGGAACGGAACGTCGCTTGA
- a CDS encoding addiction module antidote protein, translated as MRQTEYQKDLIEALKAPEEAAAYLNAALEEGDKDAFLLALRNIAEANGGMKVVAERAHLNRESLYRTLSRRGNPEIRTLFNLLHGMGLRLSVEPSPLGKQAAA; from the coding sequence ATGAGACAGACCGAATACCAGAAAGACCTGATCGAGGCGTTGAAAGCCCCGGAGGAAGCAGCGGCATATCTGAACGCGGCACTGGAAGAAGGAGATAAGGATGCCTTTCTCCTGGCGCTCCGGAATATCGCAGAGGCCAACGGCGGCATGAAGGTGGTGGCGGAACGGGCGCACCTAAACCGAGAAAGCCTGTATCGCACCCTCTCCCGTCGTGGCAATCCGGAGATACGGACGCTGTTCAACCTGTTGCATGGCATGGGGTTGAGACTAAGCGTCGAACCGTCTCCATTAGGCAAGCAGGCTGCAGCATGA
- a CDS encoding recombinase zinc beta ribbon domain-containing protein, which produces MALDKGKLQALRCFKWVEGIVFNRKEYKTGRIKPESEWITVSVEPIIDPELFEQVSLKLESRSPDKIPPRVVSSPTLLTGIVRCGSCGSAMTIATGKGGRYRYYKCSRKINDLARGERCQNTNVPMEKLDGLILRTVAERIFTPERVELMLKELEINLKYARSDQHEQIRQLT; this is translated from the coding sequence TTGGCTCTGGACAAAGGTAAATTACAGGCTCTTCGCTGTTTCAAGTGGGTTGAGGGTATAGTCTTCAACAGGAAGGAGTACAAGACCGGACGCATCAAACCGGAATCGGAATGGATCACCGTCAGCGTTGAGCCGATCATCGATCCCGAACTGTTCGAACAGGTCAGCCTGAAGCTTGAATCCCGTTCACCGGACAAAATTCCGCCCCGTGTCGTCAGTTCACCCACGCTCCTGACTGGCATCGTCCGGTGCGGTTCCTGCGGTTCCGCCATGACCATTGCCACAGGTAAGGGTGGCCGGTACCGGTATTATAAATGCTCGCGCAAGATCAACGACCTTGCCAGGGGTGAGCGCTGTCAGAATACCAACGTCCCCATGGAAAAGCTGGACGGCCTCATCCTGCGGACCGTGGCCGAGCGGATATTCACTCCCGAACGGGTGGAGCTGATGCTAAAGGAATTGGAGATCAACCTGAAGTATGCCCGTTCCGACCAGCACGAACAGATCAGGCAACTGACCTGA
- a CDS encoding helix-turn-helix domain-containing protein, with translation MTTNWREAFPEFQGNEAGTILAGYRHREGLTQVQLAEATGIPQRHISEMENGKRVIGVTSAKKLAEALHSDHRGLL, from the coding sequence ATGACGACGAACTGGCGTGAGGCCTTCCCCGAGTTCCAGGGTAACGAAGCCGGGACGATCCTTGCCGGATACCGCCACCGGGAGGGATTGACTCAGGTGCAGCTTGCAGAAGCGACCGGCATCCCCCAGCGGCACATCAGCGAGATGGAGAACGGCAAGAGGGTTATAGGAGTCACCAGCGCAAAGAAACTGGCCGAGGCCCTCCACTCCGACCACAGGGGCCTGTTGTAA
- a CDS encoding type II toxin-antitoxin system RelE/ParE family toxin — protein MTIQTYPHEIEYYVTETGSKPFKVWLETLRDVSGRAKIRVRLDRARLGNLGDHKAVGGGVLEMRIDYGPGYRVYFGKDGNRLLLLLIGGDKSTQSRDIQTAMEYWQEHQKRNAR, from the coding sequence ATGACCATCCAGACATATCCGCATGAAATCGAATACTATGTCACCGAGACAGGAAGTAAGCCGTTCAAGGTGTGGTTGGAAACCTTGCGAGACGTGAGCGGCCGGGCAAAGATTCGTGTCCGACTGGACCGCGCCCGGCTGGGCAACCTGGGAGACCACAAGGCCGTTGGTGGCGGAGTTCTGGAAATGCGCATCGACTACGGGCCGGGATACCGGGTTTATTTCGGCAAAGACGGCAACCGGTTGCTGCTGCTTCTGATCGGTGGCGACAAGTCCACCCAGAGCCGAGACATACAGACCGCCATGGAATACTGGCAGGAGCACCAGAAGAGGAACGCACGATGA